In Thermomicrobiales bacterium, one genomic interval encodes:
- a CDS encoding ribbon-helix-helix protein, CopG family, with translation MRKTTIYFPDTLKLEIEAVARMERRPEAEIIREAVSAYLEERRKRRWPRSIGFASDKELDPLDIDAYLADNWKPDW, from the coding sequence ATGCGCAAGACAACTATCTATTTCCCCGATACGCTCAAGCTCGAAATCGAAGCAGTTGCCAGGATGGAGCGCCGGCCTGAGGCCGAGATCATCCGGGAAGCAGTCAGCGCGTATTTGGAAGAACGTCGCAAGCGGCGCTGGCCGCGCTCGATTGGCTTTGCGTCCGACAAAGAGCTCGACCCCTTGGACATCGACGCGTACCTTGCAGACAACTGGAAGCCCGATTGGTAA
- a CDS encoding PIN domain-containing protein — translation MVTLDTSALFIAMNRDAPQHAAFREFFASCRGPLIIPVGIMSEITYLVETRLGLQTVDVFLEDIELGSYLLDCGDQDLPRIRELVRRYRDMPLGYADASVIACAERNGGQVATIDLRHFSAVAREGTIQIVP, via the coding sequence TTGGTAACGCTCGATACGTCGGCGTTGTTCATCGCCATGAATCGGGACGCCCCGCAACATGCGGCATTTCGGGAGTTCTTCGCATCCTGCAGGGGACCCCTCATCATTCCGGTCGGGATCATGTCCGAAATCACCTACCTCGTCGAAACGCGGCTTGGGCTGCAAACCGTCGACGTCTTCCTGGAAGACATCGAACTGGGCAGCTACCTGCTCGACTGTGGCGACCAGGACCTGCCGCGCATTCGGGAACTCGTGCGCCGCTACCGTGACATGCCGCTTGGGTACGCCGACGCATCTGTGATCGCCTGTGCCGAACGCAACGGTGGACAAGTCGCCACGATCGATCTTCGCCACTTCTCCGCGGTTGCGCGAGAAGGCACGATCCAGATCGTTCCCTGA
- a CDS encoding pyridoxal-dependent decarboxylase: protein MVSNEPIRSVPMPTSGSTCRTTPALPSCGTRTLFGSFSNPAAYLAGAPVGLDFDVYIPEMSRRARGVAIWMSIKQMGLRGYQEMVDRCLDNAWSFAEWVDAEPGLELIAPAPLNIVCWRYTPEGLDEAATDQFNRDAVKAIQADGRAFVSGTVYRGHAGIRCAFDNWTTTADDVAILESTVRDIGAALRRS, encoded by the coding sequence ATGGTATCGAACGAGCCGATTCGATCGGTTCCGATGCCCACAAGTGGCTCAACGTGCCGTACGACTCCGGCTTTGCCTTCGTGCGGGACAAGGACGCTCTTCGGATCGTTCAGCAATCCCGCGGCCTATCTTGCCGGCGCGCCCGTGGGTCTCGATTTCGACGTCTACATCCCGGAAATGTCACGTCGCGCGCGGGGTGTCGCGATCTGGATGTCGATCAAGCAGATGGGCTTGCGCGGCTACCAGGAAATGGTCGACCGCTGTCTCGACAATGCCTGGTCGTTCGCTGAGTGGGTCGATGCGGAACCCGGTCTCGAGCTGATCGCGCCCGCGCCGCTCAATATCGTCTGCTGGCGTTACACGCCGGAGGGGCTGGACGAAGCCGCCACCGACCAGTTCAACCGCGACGCGGTCAAGGCCATCCAGGCCGATGGCCGCGCCTTCGTTTCCGGTACGGTCTACCGCGGCCATGCCGGAATCCGCTGCGCATTCGACAACTGGACGACGACCGCGGACGACGTGGCCATCCTCGAGTCGACGGTGCGCGACATCGGCGCGGCATTGCGGAGAAGCTGA